The Musa acuminata AAA Group cultivar baxijiao chromosome BXJ3-6, Cavendish_Baxijiao_AAA, whole genome shotgun sequence region CCAGCGCGCGGCTCATCGTCTCCATCATCATGGCTGCTGCTCCCGCGTCGTATTCGTATTCTTTTTCGTCGTCTTCAGATCGGTGCAATTGAATCCTCCAGGGGTTTTGCAACAAGAGGGCCGGAGGGCAGATTGTCAACCACGGGAGTCTCACGTGATTCCTCTTTATAATGTAACTTGGGAACTCCCAATAAATAAGAACAGTAACATTTTGGACccacaaaaagaaatataaaaaaccCCCCAGAAGTTTGCCCCTTtgtttatgataaattgatggtgtcaaatattcttttatcatgctttttaaaatataaaaaaaatgatacatgtatatatatataataagttcaagaaaataagtacaatttgttgttttttttttttgggttagaAGCCAACCCTATTAACTCTAGTAAATTTAACCAAATAATTTGTTGCTCTATTTTTCTTCTCTGCACATATGTCATATTTATACTCCATAAAAATTTCAAAAAACTATGTATAATAATTTATGTATGTTTGATATAATCTTTAATTATGTGTATAATGTATGTATGCACTTGCATTCAACCAATAAACAAATATCATTAGAGTcatgaattattataaaagaaTTTTGATCCTCCATTATGAGGTGAATTATCATATGTGAATTGTCGCATGTTAATTGCAAATTGAGTTATGAAAACTTTGGATAAAGTTAAAGAAAACATGGGTTAGTTGCCAAAAGGATCTGCAAATTGCAGGTATAGATACAATTAGACACAGGAAAGCTTAATAATAGATTGCGAGTAGAGGAGGCATCAACATAACTTTTATTGCCTTAGGCACAGACAAAAAAGGCTCGTCACATTTTGACATGGCATGTGTGGAATCCATTGGCTCATGGCAGTGGTTGGACTCCATGAGAGCTCTGCTTGATCTACAATTGTCCCTCTTTCCACCACAAGGATTAGAGGCCAGGATTGAGAACATCATCTGCCATGTCACCACAACTTGACCAACCACAACTCGGCACTAGATTGGAATGGGAAGTGGCAGCCAATCATAGCCCTGAAATGCACATCCTACATGGCCCCACCACATCCACCAGCCCAACCATTTAGTCCCTCTCTGCTTTCCCCCACAGCAACTGCACAACCCCCATTCCTGCTGCTGTTCTTCTCGGGCCAAGGCTGAGACACCATGGCCTCCCTCGGCGTCTCCGAGATCCTCGGCACACGCCTCAGCACCGCCGCCCCACCTCGCTCCCCCCCTGCGCCACCTCCCTCCGGCTCTCCAAGGATCGTTGCGCTTTTCTCCAAGAAGTCTTCACCCAAGTCGAAGCCAGCCGCCGTTTCTCCGGTCAACGACGAGCTCGCCAAGTGGTATGGTGAGTCAATCTACCGACTCTTGGATGCTTCTCTTCAAAGAAGAATGTCTGACTGATACAATGCACGATGATCGATATCAGGTCCTGAGAGAAGGATTTTCCTGCCGGAAGGTCTGTTGGACCGGTCGGAGATCCCAGAGTACCTCACCGGAGAAGTCCCTGGAGAGTAAGTTGAAGTCAGATGAAGAAGTTTCCCTCCCTTGTTTAGCGCTTCACGTGCACGAGGGTCATCTAAGATTGAGTGATTTATGCTCTGACTTCCTTGCAGTTATGGCTACGATCCTTTTGGGCTGAGCAAGAAGCCAGAAAACTTCGCCAAGTGTGTGCACCGTGTCATTCTTCTTGCATGTCTGTAAATGAAGCCATCAAATGTTTACAGTATCAAACGATGTGCAGATACCAAGCTTACGAGCTCATCCATGCGAGGTGGGCGATGCTCGGCGCCGCTGGCTTCATCATCCCGGAGGCCTTCAACAAGTTCGGTGCAAACTGCGGCCCC contains the following coding sequences:
- the LOC103987658 gene encoding chlorophyll a-b binding protein CP26, chloroplastic — its product is MASLGVSEILGTRLSTAAPPRSPPAPPPSGSPRIVALFSKKSSPKSKPAAVSPVNDELAKWYGPERRIFLPEGLLDRSEIPEYLTGEVPGDYGYDPFGLSKKPENFAKYQAYELIHARWAMLGAAGFIIPEAFNKFGANCGPEAVWFKTGALLLDGNTLNYFGKNIPINLVVAVVAEIVLVGGAEYYRIINGLDLEDKLHPGGPFDPLGLANDPDQAALLKVKEIKNGRLAMFAMLGFFLQAYVTGEGPVENLAKHLSDPFGNNLLTVISGAAERAPTL